The following proteins are co-located in the Fischerella sp. PCC 9605 genome:
- a CDS encoding RNA-binding S4 domain-containing protein has translation MIKLDQFLKLVGIAQTGGQAKLMINDGDVKVNGTVETRRGRKLVSSDQVTVGRQTFKVGDVIQ, from the coding sequence ATGATTAAACTCGACCAGTTTTTAAAGTTGGTGGGTATAGCTCAAACTGGAGGGCAAGCAAAACTGATGATTAATGATGGTGATGTAAAAGTCAATGGCACAGTTGAAACCCGACGAGGAAGGAAATTAGTATCAAGCGACCAAGTAACCGTAGGAAGGCAAACTTTTAAGGTTGGGGACGTAATCCAATAA
- a CDS encoding BMP family ABC transporter substrate-binding protein — MDRRKFIKYASFTGASFTIAACTERKSNNPQSGVSPRTSPIAVNEPLKVGFVYVGPVGDFGWTYAHDLGRREMEVNLQGRVRSTFIENVSEGADAERVIRQLALDGNKLIFTTSFGYMNPTIKVAKDFPDVYFEHCTGYKRAANVGTYLGRFEEPRYLTGMIAGKMTKSNIIGFIGAYPIPEVIRGIGAFTQGLRATNPKAKLRVVWVQSWYDPAKEREAAQALVNLDADVLTQHTDSSAAVQLAEEKGIFAFGYNTDMSRFGAKAHLTSAINKWGKFYTDKALAVINGTWKPENVWYGIGQGMVDISPLNPAIPQDVQRLVMAKREEFIKGSAHPFNGPVKDQKGVVRVPQGKVLEDKQQLAMDWYVEGVEGSLPKGSLK; from the coding sequence ATGGATCGTCGTAAGTTTATCAAATATGCCTCTTTTACAGGAGCTAGCTTTACCATTGCTGCCTGTACTGAAAGAAAATCTAATAATCCACAGAGTGGAGTGTCACCAAGGACATCACCCATAGCAGTTAATGAACCATTGAAGGTGGGTTTTGTTTATGTGGGACCTGTAGGTGATTTTGGGTGGACTTATGCCCACGACCTCGGACGCAGAGAAATGGAAGTGAATCTTCAAGGAAGAGTGAGGTCTACTTTTATAGAAAATGTCAGTGAAGGTGCTGATGCTGAGAGGGTTATTCGTCAACTGGCATTAGATGGCAACAAATTAATTTTTACAACTTCCTTTGGCTACATGAATCCGACAATTAAAGTTGCCAAAGACTTTCCTGATGTTTATTTTGAACACTGTACGGGTTACAAACGTGCTGCCAATGTCGGCACTTATTTGGGACGCTTTGAAGAACCCCGCTACTTAACTGGTATGATTGCTGGCAAGATGACCAAATCTAATATCATTGGTTTTATCGGAGCATACCCAATTCCAGAAGTAATTCGGGGGATAGGTGCTTTCACACAGGGACTGCGGGCGACAAATCCTAAGGCAAAGCTGAGAGTAGTGTGGGTACAAAGTTGGTACGATCCAGCTAAAGAAAGAGAAGCTGCACAAGCTTTGGTAAATTTAGATGCAGATGTGCTGACACAACACACTGACTCTTCTGCTGCTGTGCAATTAGCAGAGGAGAAAGGTATTTTTGCTTTTGGTTACAACACCGATATGAGTCGGTTTGGTGCGAAGGCACATTTAACATCAGCCATTAATAAGTGGGGCAAGTTTTATACAGATAAAGCCCTTGCTGTTATCAATGGTACGTGGAAGCCTGAAAACGTTTGGTATGGAATTGGTCAAGGGATGGTTGATATTTCGCCACTAAATCCAGCAATTCCTCAAGATGTGCAGAGATTGGTAATGGCAAAGCGGGAGGAATTTATTAAAGGTAGTGCCCATCCTTTTAATGGCCCGGTGAAAGACCAAAAGGGTGTAGTGCGAGTACCACAGGGTAAAGTTTTGGAGGATAAACAACAGTTAGCAATGGATTGGTATGTTGAAGGAGTAGAGGGTTCACTTCCTAAGGGAAGTCTTAAATGA
- a CDS encoding DUF6152 family protein, producing the protein MSKKGFVHAAVTAAAIATFLSVDADEAGAHHGWSEYNNQQPLNLTGQIQQVSYESPHVMIQIKSGNKIWTSVLAPPSRMQRRGLPQTALQVGQTVGVVGYAHRSESNQMRAERIIVGDRTVELR; encoded by the coding sequence ATGTCCAAAAAAGGATTTGTGCATGCAGCTGTGACAGCAGCCGCGATCGCAACCTTCCTAAGTGTTGATGCTGATGAAGCAGGAGCACATCACGGTTGGAGTGAGTACAACAACCAGCAACCTTTGAACTTGACAGGACAGATTCAACAAGTGAGCTATGAGTCTCCTCATGTGATGATTCAGATCAAGTCTGGTAACAAAATTTGGACATCTGTTCTTGCACCACCCTCTCGCATGCAGCGACGTGGATTGCCGCAGACGGCTCTGCAAGTCGGGCAAACAGTAGGTGTAGTCGGCTATGCTCACCGCAGCGAGTCTAATCAGATGCGGGCAGAGCGAATCATAGTCGGCGATCGCACAGTGGAGTTGCGTTAA
- a CDS encoding DUF6644 family protein, protein MESVADTDWLWLEKSALSVAIRQWTWGYPIVETVHILGLAILFGSVVMFDLRLLGFSRHLLVSDMARHLLPWAYLSFAIVALSGFLMFAVDASVIATNPAFRLKLILIAATSVNAAVFHGGIYRSVKLWNRGVKAPATARITAIFSLILWTAVIVCGRLIAYV, encoded by the coding sequence ATGGAAAGTGTTGCAGATACCGACTGGTTGTGGCTGGAGAAAAGTGCATTATCCGTTGCGATTCGCCAGTGGACGTGGGGCTACCCGATCGTTGAGACGGTACACATTTTAGGTCTGGCGATCTTGTTTGGATCGGTTGTCATGTTCGACCTCCGATTGCTTGGCTTTTCCCGCCACCTATTGGTGAGCGACATGGCACGGCATCTTTTGCCTTGGGCTTACCTGAGCTTTGCGATCGTTGCTCTCTCCGGCTTCCTGATGTTTGCCGTTGATGCAAGTGTGATTGCAACAAATCCTGCCTTTCGTCTCAAACTCATACTGATTGCGGCAACTAGCGTGAATGCGGCGGTGTTTCATGGCGGGATTTACCGCTCAGTCAAACTCTGGAACCGGGGAGTCAAAGCTCCTGCGACAGCAAGAATTACGGCTATTTTCTCTCTCATTCTTTGGACAGCTGTAATTGTGTGTGGTCGCCTGATTGCCTATGTTTGA
- a CDS encoding ABC transporter ATP-binding protein has protein sequence MNQSRLQARNISKSYLGCLANNQVNLTIQPGEIHALLGENGAGKSTLMKIIYGLVRPDRGEIYWEGQQVNITSPAQARLLGIGMVFQHFCLFETLTVTENIALALPPTEKWDLSRVARKIRVLSQEYGLDVNPDRPVHTLSVSEKQRVEIIRCLCVATKLLILDEPTAVLTPQEIEKLFATLRQIASGGCSILFSSHKLQEVQSLCSHATVLRNGAVVSECNPQTETPQSLARMMIGEDAYKNTGTQGHSDRSRVSDHFSASGTLRVTASSEASPRPKLSTSSSQSLGSICLQVKDLCVESKHPFGVSLQHINFEIRSGEIVGIAGVAGNGQSELLAALSGEVICPKAEMILLGEMPIGNCDILKRRRLGLGYVPEERLGVGVVPNLNLRENALLTAYSQGLLRHGIIRQRKLKAWTSRICNAFNVKQAGLDAIASSLSGGNLQKFIMGREIQQNHAVLIAAHPTWGVDVNATATIHEALMEMRNTGSGVLVISEDLDELLALCDRIGVIYKGQLSNFVPIADISREQIGRWMGGDGFVSDK, from the coding sequence ATGAACCAAAGCCGTTTACAAGCCAGGAATATTAGCAAGTCGTATCTTGGTTGTTTGGCAAATAATCAGGTAAATTTGACGATTCAACCTGGTGAAATTCATGCCCTGCTGGGAGAAAATGGGGCGGGTAAGAGTACCTTGATGAAAATTATCTATGGCTTGGTGCGTCCCGATCGCGGTGAAATTTATTGGGAAGGGCAGCAGGTTAATATTACCAGTCCGGCGCAGGCGCGTCTGCTAGGTATTGGTATGGTGTTTCAGCACTTTTGTTTATTTGAAACCCTTACTGTTACAGAAAATATTGCCTTGGCGCTTCCCCCTACTGAAAAATGGGACTTATCACGAGTTGCTCGAAAAATCCGCGTTCTATCTCAAGAATACGGTTTAGATGTAAATCCAGATCGCCCAGTTCACACTCTATCAGTGAGTGAAAAACAACGCGTAGAAATTATCCGTTGTCTTTGTGTTGCTACCAAGTTGTTGATTTTGGATGAACCAACGGCGGTTCTCACTCCTCAAGAAATAGAAAAGCTATTTGCAACATTGCGGCAAATTGCCTCTGGTGGTTGCAGTATTTTGTTCAGCAGTCACAAGTTACAAGAAGTACAATCTTTGTGCAGTCATGCTACGGTATTGCGGAATGGTGCAGTGGTGTCTGAGTGTAATCCCCAGACAGAAACTCCTCAGAGTCTCGCGCGCATGATGATTGGTGAAGATGCTTACAAGAACACGGGGACGCAGGGACACAGTGACAGGTCGAGAGTTTCCGATCATTTCTCTGCGTCTGGTACTCTCCGCGTCACCGCGTCTTCGGAGGCGTCACCGCGTCCCAAACTCTCCACGTCTTCTTCCCAATCTCTGGGATCTATTTGCTTGCAAGTTAAAGATTTATGCGTGGAATCAAAGCATCCTTTTGGTGTATCATTGCAACACATTAATTTTGAGATTCGTAGCGGCGAAATTGTCGGTATTGCTGGTGTTGCGGGTAATGGACAAAGCGAACTCTTAGCAGCTTTGAGTGGTGAAGTAATTTGTCCTAAGGCAGAAATGATTCTGCTGGGAGAGATGCCTATCGGTAATTGTGATATTCTGAAGCGTCGTCGCTTGGGTTTGGGATATGTCCCAGAAGAACGTCTAGGGGTGGGTGTAGTGCCAAATCTGAATTTGCGAGAAAATGCCTTGCTAACAGCTTACAGTCAAGGGTTGCTGCGGCACGGTATAATTCGACAACGCAAGTTAAAAGCCTGGACTAGTAGAATTTGCAATGCCTTCAATGTTAAACAAGCAGGGTTGGATGCGATCGCCAGCAGTCTATCAGGTGGTAACTTGCAAAAGTTTATTATGGGGCGGGAAATTCAGCAAAATCACGCAGTGTTGATCGCAGCACATCCAACTTGGGGTGTAGATGTTAATGCTACTGCAACTATTCATGAAGCTTTAATGGAAATGCGGAACACTGGTAGTGGAGTGCTGGTGATTTCTGAAGATTTAGATGAGTTGTTGGCATTGTGCGATCGCATTGGGGTGATCTATAAAGGACAGCTTTCTAATTTTGTGCCAATTGCAGACATCAGCCGCGAACAAATCGGGCGCTGGATGGGAGGAGATGGCTTTGTGTCAGATAAATAA